One region of Chlamydia psittaci 6BC genomic DNA includes:
- a CDS encoding ABC transporter ATP-binding protein translates to MLEVKSLSYSYSDKLIFRNTSFVSHPGKITIILGVSGTGKTTLFRLIANFLSPAEGEILWLGEPVQQTDVAYMQQKHTLLPWRTVLKNIHLNSELGGKHKRFRISSEKLLEVVESFNLGDLLDCYPDELSEGQKQRVSLACQCLSPKPILLLDEPFSSLDITTKEQLYKYILRLARKDYKTVILVTHDFRDVAFLGDAFYVLKNHGLVPVFFNDLTRSTSNVHLLIEDIRECLST, encoded by the coding sequence ATGTTAGAAGTCAAAAGTCTTAGCTATTCTTATTCTGACAAGTTAATATTTCGAAACACTTCTTTTGTATCTCATCCAGGAAAGATTACCATTATTTTAGGGGTGTCTGGGACTGGGAAAACTACCTTATTTCGTTTAATAGCGAATTTCTTATCCCCAGCCGAAGGGGAAATTCTCTGGTTAGGGGAACCTGTGCAACAAACAGATGTTGCTTATATGCAGCAAAAACATACGTTGCTTCCGTGGCGGACTGTATTGAAAAATATACACCTAAACTCGGAATTAGGAGGGAAACATAAGCGTTTCCGTATATCCTCTGAAAAGTTGCTTGAGGTAGTCGAAAGCTTCAATTTAGGTGATTTATTAGATTGTTATCCTGATGAACTTTCTGAGGGTCAAAAACAGAGAGTCTCTTTAGCTTGTCAATGCTTATCTCCAAAGCCAATATTACTTTTAGATGAACCATTTTCTTCTTTGGACATTACGACGAAAGAACAGTTGTATAAATATATTTTAAGGTTGGCAAGAAAAGACTATAAAACTGTGATTCTTGTTACGCATGATTTTCGTGATGTGGCTTTCCTTGGTGATGCATTTTATGTGCTTAAAAATCATGGTCTTGTTCCTGTGTTCTTTAACGATTTAACGCGTTCTACCAGTAATGTCCATCTGCTTATAGAGGATATCCGGGAGTGTCTTTCAACGTGA
- a CDS encoding 5'-methylthioadenosine nucleosidase produces MVLRVVLAAVFCCSFISLESAPIDIFSEKHAPLSRIGIIFALPEVSESSDSACPIPWFANSKKTVEGRRTYYSGDYFGKYLVMSSFWPNKVSAAVISCNMILKHRVDLILIIGTCYSRSETGRFGNVLISHGYVNYDSDVRPFFKRFEIPNIHQSIFATSEAYREAAKIGGRQFIAMHKDSIERLLKTYGYLKPTTSTEHGLTEGIIATGEAFSMSKNYFLSLQQIHSEIQGFDSAGGAVAQVCYEFGIPCLGVNILIPHPLESSSNEAWLKLQSETSKFYTDSLLKSVLQEICLTH; encoded by the coding sequence ATGGTTCTTCGCGTTGTTCTAGCTGCCGTTTTTTGTTGCTCCTTTATCTCTTTAGAATCAGCTCCTATAGATATTTTTAGTGAGAAACACGCTCCTTTATCTCGTATAGGCATTATCTTTGCTCTTCCCGAAGTTTCAGAATCTTCAGATTCCGCGTGTCCTATTCCTTGGTTTGCGAATAGCAAGAAGACAGTAGAGGGGAGGAGAACGTACTATTCTGGAGATTATTTCGGGAAGTATTTAGTAATGTCTTCTTTTTGGCCAAATAAAGTTTCTGCTGCTGTTATTAGCTGTAATATGATTCTCAAGCATAGAGTCGATCTTATCTTGATTATAGGGACATGTTACTCACGCTCAGAAACGGGGCGTTTTGGGAATGTTCTGATTTCTCATGGTTATGTTAACTATGATTCTGATGTACGCCCCTTTTTCAAGAGATTTGAAATTCCAAACATCCATCAGAGTATTTTTGCGACTAGCGAAGCGTATAGGGAGGCTGCCAAGATTGGGGGAAGACAGTTTATTGCTATGCATAAAGATTCTATCGAGCGTTTACTAAAAACCTATGGCTATCTAAAACCTACAACATCTACAGAACATGGTCTTACCGAAGGCATTATAGCTACTGGAGAGGCTTTCTCCATGTCTAAGAATTATTTTCTATCGCTTCAACAAATTCATTCCGAAATTCAAGGTTTTGATAGTGCAGGAGGAGCCGTTGCTCAGGTATGTTATGAATTTGGCATTCCTTGTTTAGGAGTAAATATTCTTATACCTCATCCTTTAGAGTCGTCAAGTAATGAAGCCTGGCTAAAATTACAAAGTGAAACTAGTAAGTTTTACACGGATTCTCTATTGAAAAGTGTGCTCCAAGAAATCTGTTTAACCCATTAA